In the genome of Carnobacterium pleistocenium FTR1, one region contains:
- the tilS gene encoding tRNA lysidine(34) synthetase TilS, with translation MGIYASFLENCQTNLYWKPTDRLLLAVSGGVDSMVLLDLIQRLPEGIKPWFGIVHVNHQLRESSIEEEVFLLQYCKDNSIPFFSKRWPIKEHPVEGTEVAAREFRYTFFHEVLKKERATHLLTGHHADDQMETILMRLVRGGQLESIIGIKKQRSFYESLLTRPLLDYSKKAICEYSRLRELSFFEDETNKSLDFTRNRYRHQVVPLLKKENAQVLVHFLEFSSDLQDMITVAKKEIKKIMKSICFQRDPFCWELDVEKFSALEPAVQRQVMQTLFNSLFEKEANEFGRKHQMQIISLIEDDKPNSQLDLPGSWIGQKSYQKFYFLKEKGQHEEANKKIASALSLNLEEWVILPNGARIGLFQATKKLWTPNKTKQVIWLDPASVHLPLQVRNRRPGDRMTLKGLETGSKKIKDIFIDQKIPLNKREEAILVTDFKEEIIWLVEYKESRLSIVPETDKIHYILIYESK, from the coding sequence ATGGGCATATATGCTAGTTTTTTAGAGAATTGTCAAACTAATCTCTATTGGAAACCAACAGATCGTCTGCTACTAGCCGTATCTGGTGGGGTTGATTCTATGGTATTGCTGGATTTGATTCAGCGACTACCTGAGGGTATTAAACCTTGGTTTGGAATTGTTCATGTGAACCATCAATTAAGAGAGTCTTCTATAGAAGAAGAAGTATTTCTTCTTCAGTATTGTAAAGACAATAGTATTCCGTTTTTTTCTAAAAGATGGCCGATAAAAGAGCATCCAGTTGAAGGAACAGAAGTAGCAGCTAGAGAATTCAGATATACTTTTTTTCATGAAGTATTGAAAAAAGAAAGAGCTACACATTTGCTTACTGGGCATCATGCAGATGATCAAATGGAAACTATTCTAATGCGATTAGTTCGTGGTGGACAACTAGAGAGTATTATAGGAATAAAAAAACAACGATCTTTTTATGAAAGTCTATTGACTCGACCGTTGTTAGACTATAGTAAAAAAGCAATCTGTGAGTATAGTCGGTTGCGCGAATTATCTTTTTTTGAAGATGAGACAAATAAAAGTTTGGATTTTACGAGAAATCGTTACAGACATCAAGTCGTTCCGTTGCTAAAAAAAGAAAACGCTCAAGTATTAGTTCATTTTTTGGAGTTTTCTTCTGATTTGCAAGATATGATCACAGTAGCTAAAAAAGAAATTAAAAAAATCATGAAAAGTATTTGTTTTCAAAGAGATCCATTTTGCTGGGAACTAGATGTTGAAAAATTTTCAGCTCTTGAACCTGCAGTGCAACGTCAAGTTATGCAGACCTTATTTAATAGTTTATTTGAAAAAGAAGCTAACGAATTTGGAAGAAAACATCAAATGCAAATCATCAGTTTAATAGAGGATGATAAACCAAATAGTCAACTTGATTTGCCTGGAAGCTGGATTGGCCAAAAGAGTTATCAAAAATTTTATTTCTTAAAAGAAAAAGGTCAGCATGAAGAGGCAAATAAAAAAATAGCAAGTGCTCTTTCGTTAAATTTAGAAGAATGGGTAATATTACCCAATGGAGCAAGGATAGGTTTATTCCAAGCAACAAAAAAACTATGGACTCCAAATAAAACAAAGCAAGTTATTTGGCTAGACCCAGCGAGTGTTCATTTGCCATTGCAAGTTAGAAATCGAAGACCTGGCGATCGTATGACCTTAAAAGGATTAGAAACTGGCAGCAAGAAAATCAAAGACATATTTATTGATCAAAAGATCCCGCTTAATAAACGCGAAGAAGCTATATTAGTAACAGACTTCAAGGAAGAAATTATTTGGTTAGTAGAATATAAGGAATCAAGATTGTCTATTGTCCCAGAAACTGATAAAATACATTACATACTCATTTATGAAAGTAAATAA
- a CDS encoding S1 domain-containing RNA-binding protein translates to MSIEVGEKVIGTVSGITNFGAFIDLGDRKTGLVHISEVSDSFIKDIKEVLKVGEQVTVKVMSIGDDGKIGLSIRRAVDKPVEATPSPREKTGSYQGRRDSSSTGRSSSGYQKADRGARNAGPKKEDFDSLMSSFIKDSDDRLTSLKRNTEGKRGGRGGRRN, encoded by the coding sequence ATGTCAATTGAAGTTGGAGAAAAGGTTATCGGTACAGTTTCAGGAATTACAAATTTTGGTGCGTTCATCGATTTAGGTGATAGAAAAACAGGATTAGTTCATATTAGTGAAGTTTCAGATAGCTTCATCAAAGACATAAAAGAAGTTTTAAAAGTTGGAGAACAAGTTACTGTTAAAGTAATGTCCATTGGAGATGATGGTAAGATTGGTCTTTCTATTAGACGTGCAGTAGATAAACCAGTTGAAGCAACACCTTCTCCTCGAGAAAAAACAGGAAGCTATCAAGGGCGTCGCGACAGTAGCAGTACAGGACGCAGTAGTAGTGGTTATCAAAAAGCAGATCGAGGAGCAAGAAATGCAGGACCGAAAAAAGAAGATTTTGATTCATTAATGAGTTCGTTCATAAAAGACAGCGATGATCGTTTAACTTCTCTTAAACGCAACACAGAAGGCAAACGTGGCGGACGCGGCGGACGTCGTAATTAA
- a CDS encoding FtsB family cell division protein, whose translation MKEENPTNVSRLNNEYTHNKTLEVLRKRKQKRHIRRRIVGILVISGFFVSGFAVNIWTNTQTISQMEEEKTESQTELKLVEKEQDDLDNQIKKLEDEDYVAKVARSQYYLSEDNEIIFSLPEDNAANDIEKDN comes from the coding sequence ATGAAGGAAGAAAATCCAACAAATGTCTCCAGATTAAATAATGAGTATACACATAACAAAACGCTTGAAGTACTTCGAAAACGCAAACAAAAACGCCATATACGTAGAAGAATCGTAGGAATACTCGTTATTAGCGGATTCTTTGTTTCAGGATTTGCCGTTAATATATGGACAAATACTCAAACGATTTCTCAAATGGAGGAAGAAAAAACAGAATCACAAACGGAATTGAAGCTTGTTGAAAAAGAGCAAGATGATTTAGATAATCAAATCAAAAAATTAGAAGATGAAGATTATGTTGCTAAAGTAGCGCGTAGTCAGTATTATTTATCTGAAGACAATGAAATTATTTTTAGTTTGCCGGAAGATAATGCAGCCAATGATATCGAAAAAGATAACTGA
- the ftsH gene encoding ATP-dependent zinc metalloprotease FtsH: MKKGLFKNGFFYAIVFLVIIGIVTWATGGDSGENNTTLSASEFVTQLEDNKIKSFTIQPNAGVYQITGEYREEQPAEESSSQGVDIFGTTETTSTTFTTAILQNDSSVQEITALADESNIVYTPQQEETTGIWVTLLISVLPLVIFVFFIYMMMGQSGQGGAGQGGRGVMNFGKSKAKEADSKASKVRFSDVAGADEEKEELVEVVEFLKDPRRFAALGARIPAGVLLEGPPGTGKTLLAKAVAGEAGVPFFSISGSEFVEMFVGVGASRVRDLFENAKKTAPAIIFIDEIDAVGRQRGAGMGGGHDEREQTLNQLLVEMDGFSGNEGVIVIAATNRSDVLDPALLRPGRFDRQILVGHPDVKGREAILKVHAKNKPLASDVDLAVVARQTPGFSGADLENVLNEAALVAARRNKKEIDALDLDEAQDRVIAGPAKKDRVISKTERAMVAYHESGHTIVGMVLNDARIVHKVTIVPRGKAGGYAIMLPKEDRFLMTKKEMSEQIVGLLGGRVAEEMVFNSQSSGASNDFQQATQLARSMVTEYGMSDKLGPVQYEGNHQVFVGRDYGQTKAYSEQIAYEIDQEVRSIIVEAHTEARKILEQYKDEHKLIAEKLLEIETLDERTIKSLFETGEMPVAPDNTKEEFPHEAEGATFEEAKKAREAKEAERLKKEQEALEESRHAVKDEDIVEEVKKELGTDDDLNLDHNDEDKSSDNSSSDDDSSKRS; encoded by the coding sequence ATGAAAAAAGGACTCTTTAAAAATGGGTTCTTCTATGCGATCGTTTTCTTAGTCATTATAGGAATTGTAACTTGGGCGACAGGTGGAGACTCAGGAGAAAATAATACAACTCTTTCAGCTAGTGAATTCGTAACGCAACTAGAAGATAATAAGATAAAATCATTCACGATTCAGCCTAACGCTGGAGTGTATCAAATTACGGGCGAGTACCGTGAAGAACAACCTGCAGAGGAGAGTTCTAGTCAAGGTGTCGATATTTTTGGTACGACGGAAACAACAAGTACAACATTTACAACAGCCATATTACAGAATGATTCATCAGTACAAGAAATAACAGCCTTAGCAGATGAAAGTAATATTGTATACACACCTCAACAAGAAGAAACAACAGGTATTTGGGTTACATTATTGATCTCAGTATTGCCTCTAGTTATTTTTGTGTTCTTCATCTACATGATGATGGGACAAAGTGGTCAAGGTGGTGCTGGTCAAGGCGGACGTGGCGTGATGAACTTTGGTAAATCAAAAGCTAAAGAAGCTGATAGTAAAGCGAGCAAAGTTCGATTCTCTGATGTGGCAGGAGCTGATGAAGAGAAAGAAGAACTTGTTGAAGTAGTTGAATTTTTGAAAGATCCTAGACGTTTTGCAGCTTTAGGAGCACGTATTCCAGCAGGTGTCTTGTTAGAAGGACCTCCAGGAACGGGTAAAACGTTGCTAGCTAAAGCCGTTGCTGGTGAAGCAGGAGTGCCGTTCTTCTCAATTTCTGGTTCAGAATTTGTTGAAATGTTTGTTGGGGTCGGAGCAAGTCGTGTACGTGACTTGTTTGAAAATGCTAAAAAAACAGCACCGGCTATTATTTTTATTGATGAAATCGATGCTGTTGGTCGTCAACGTGGCGCAGGAATGGGCGGCGGACATGACGAACGTGAGCAAACATTGAATCAATTGTTAGTAGAAATGGATGGTTTCTCAGGAAATGAAGGAGTTATTGTCATTGCTGCTACAAACCGTTCTGATGTATTAGATCCGGCATTATTGCGTCCAGGTCGTTTTGACCGTCAGATTTTAGTAGGACACCCTGATGTTAAGGGCCGTGAAGCTATCTTAAAAGTTCACGCTAAAAACAAACCTCTAGCGTCTGACGTTGACCTTGCAGTTGTTGCAAGACAAACTCCAGGTTTTTCTGGAGCAGATTTAGAAAATGTGCTAAACGAAGCAGCTCTAGTAGCAGCTCGCCGCAACAAGAAAGAAATAGATGCATTAGATCTTGATGAAGCTCAAGACCGTGTCATTGCTGGTCCAGCTAAAAAAGATCGTGTTATTAGTAAGACAGAACGTGCAATGGTTGCTTACCATGAATCTGGACATACAATTGTCGGAATGGTTCTGAATGATGCACGTATCGTTCACAAAGTTACGATCGTCCCTCGTGGAAAAGCAGGCGGATACGCGATCATGCTTCCTAAAGAAGATCGTTTCTTAATGACTAAAAAAGAAATGTCTGAACAAATTGTAGGATTACTTGGTGGACGTGTGGCTGAAGAGATGGTATTTAACTCTCAATCATCTGGAGCAAGTAATGACTTCCAACAAGCGACTCAATTAGCTCGAAGTATGGTTACGGAATATGGTATGAGTGATAAATTAGGTCCTGTTCAATATGAAGGAAATCATCAAGTATTTGTAGGGCGTGATTATGGTCAAACAAAAGCTTATTCTGAACAAATTGCTTATGAAATTGATCAAGAAGTGCGTAGTATTATTGTGGAAGCTCACACTGAAGCTCGCAAAATCTTAGAGCAATATAAAGATGAACACAAATTAATTGCTGAAAAATTACTTGAGATTGAAACATTAGACGAACGTACTATTAAGAGTTTATTTGAAACAGGCGAAATGCCTGTAGCTCCGGATAATACGAAAGAAGAATTTCCGCATGAAGCAGAAGGTGCTACTTTTGAAGAAGCAAAAAAAGCTCGTGAGGCTAAAGAAGCTGAACGTCTAAAAAAGGAACAAGAAGCATTAGAAGAAAGTAGACATGCTGTTAAAGACGAAGATATCGTGGAAGAAGTCAAAAAAGAATTAGGTACTGACGATGATCTAAATCTAGATCATAATGATGAAGATAAATCTAGTGATAATTCTTCAAGTGACGACGATTCTTCAAAACGTTCGTAA
- the hpt gene encoding hypoxanthine phosphoribosyltransferase, with amino-acid sequence MKNDIERVLFSQKEIAEKTKELGKQLTEDYQGKNPLVVGILKGGLPFLSDLVKEMDLYLEMDFMDVSSYGNGIVSSGEVKIVKDLDTNVEGRDLLLVEDIIDSGRTLSYLIDMFKYRKARSVKIVTLLDKPEGRVVDITADYVGFLVPNEFVVGYGLDYAERYRNLPYVGILKPEIYQEK; translated from the coding sequence ATGAAAAATGATATTGAACGTGTACTTTTTTCGCAAAAGGAAATAGCTGAAAAAACAAAAGAATTAGGGAAACAGTTAACAGAAGATTATCAAGGTAAGAATCCTTTAGTAGTAGGTATCTTGAAAGGTGGATTGCCGTTTTTATCTGATTTAGTGAAAGAAATGGATCTTTACTTGGAAATGGACTTTATGGACGTTTCGAGTTATGGAAATGGAATAGTTTCTTCAGGTGAAGTCAAAATTGTCAAAGATCTAGACACAAACGTTGAAGGCCGCGATTTACTATTAGTGGAAGACATCATTGATAGCGGACGGACACTGAGTTACTTGATCGATATGTTTAAATACCGTAAGGCTCGTTCAGTTAAAATCGTTACATTGCTAGATAAACCAGAAGGTCGTGTTGTGGATATTACAGCTGACTATGTCGGTTTTCTAGTTCCAAATGAATTTGTAGTTGGGTATGGATTAGACTATGCGGAAAGATACCGTAATTTACCATATGTAGGGATTTTAAAACCCGAAATTTACCAAGAGAAATAA